One genomic window of Azospirillum sp. TSH100 includes the following:
- a CDS encoding bifunctional 2-polyprenyl-6-hydroxyphenol methylase/3-demethylubiquinol 3-O-methyltransferase UbiG yields MSIDDLRAQYEAYPYPARNPADESRRLITGSPSHLDELVQHVFGGRIDHGKPLRVLVAGGGTGDGTIMLAQQMADAGNPGRIAYIDLSDASRAVAEARAKARGLTNIDFRRGSLLELDGLVSEAGPFDYIDCCGVLHHLDDPSAGLRSLAGALAPGGGIGIMVYAPYGRTGVYPMQEALRGMTEGLPPAEKVALARRLIQALPPTNWLLNNPHISDHRLADANLYDLLLHSCDRPYSVPQLAELAESAGLAIATLIDPLRYEPSLWIKDARILKQLAGLGMLERAAWTERITGAFTKHIAYLLRPADLEAARIMPDGPDVVPVLRDIDGKTVAQAVPPGGSLEFDLMGSVVALPLPRLAGPILSRVDGRTSLGALHAAIEPTTKVTWDQFLTQFRQLFDALGGLGKMHLRRG; encoded by the coding sequence ATGAGCATCGACGACCTGCGCGCCCAGTACGAAGCCTATCCCTATCCGGCGCGCAATCCGGCTGACGAGTCCAGGCGCCTGATCACCGGCTCGCCCAGCCACCTGGACGAGTTGGTGCAGCATGTCTTCGGCGGCCGGATCGACCATGGCAAGCCGTTGCGGGTGCTGGTGGCCGGCGGCGGCACGGGGGACGGCACCATCATGCTGGCGCAGCAGATGGCCGACGCCGGCAATCCCGGCCGCATCGCCTACATCGACCTGTCCGACGCCAGCCGCGCCGTTGCCGAGGCGCGGGCCAAGGCGCGCGGCCTGACCAACATCGACTTCCGCCGGGGATCGCTGCTGGAACTGGACGGACTCGTGTCGGAAGCCGGGCCGTTCGACTACATCGACTGCTGCGGCGTGCTGCACCATCTGGACGATCCGTCGGCCGGCCTGCGCTCGCTGGCCGGCGCGCTGGCGCCCGGCGGCGGTATCGGCATCATGGTCTACGCTCCTTACGGCCGCACCGGCGTCTACCCGATGCAGGAGGCGCTGCGCGGCATGACCGAGGGACTGCCGCCGGCGGAGAAGGTGGCGCTGGCCCGCCGGCTGATCCAGGCTCTGCCGCCGACCAACTGGCTGCTGAACAACCCGCATATCAGCGACCATCGGCTGGCCGACGCCAACCTGTACGACCTGCTGCTGCACAGCTGCGACCGCCCCTACAGCGTGCCGCAGTTGGCGGAGCTGGCGGAGAGCGCCGGGCTCGCCATCGCGACGCTGATCGACCCGCTGCGCTACGAGCCGTCGCTGTGGATCAAGGACGCCCGCATCCTGAAGCAACTGGCGGGGCTCGGCATGCTGGAGCGCGCCGCCTGGACGGAGCGCATCACCGGCGCCTTCACCAAGCACATCGCCTATCTGCTGCGCCCGGCCGATCTGGAGGCCGCCCGCATCATGCCGGACGGTCCCGACGTCGTTCCGGTCCTGCGTGACATTGACGGCAAGACCGTGGCGCAGGCGGTTCCCCCCGGCGGCAGCCTGGAATTCGACCTGATGGGCAGCGTGGTGGCGCTTCCCCTGCCCCGGCTGGCCGGCCCGATCCTGTCCAGGGTCGACGGCAGGACCAGCCTGGGCGCCCTGCATGCCGCCATCGAGCCGACCACGAAGGTGACGTGGGACCAGTTCCTCACCCAGTTCCGCCAGCTGTTCGACGCGCTGGGCGGCCTGGGCAAGATGCATCTGCGGCGGGGATAG
- a CDS encoding aspartate aminotransferase family protein, whose protein sequence is MTAPVSTAGNSAASRDKAFVLHPYTNLHAHETQGPMIIERGEGIRVFDDGGKEYIEGMASLWCVSLGWGEERLVQAATRQMRQLSTYHIFGHKSHEPGIDLAEKLIGLAPVPMSKVFFANSGSEANDTAIKLIWYYNNALGRPEKKKILSRQRAYHGVTVATASLTGLPNNHRDFDLPIARILHGDCPHQYRNGLEGESEEAFATRLAEQLEALILAEGPDTIAAMFAEPVMGAGGVVVPPATYFAKIQPVLKKYDILLVADEVICGFGRTGNFWGSQTMGMQPDILTCAKQLSSGYLPISAVMVTDAIYRACVEESRKIGTFGHGYTYSAHPVAAAVALETLTIYEERDIVGHVRSVAPAFQSRLKALAAHPLVGEARGVGLIGALELVADKATKLSFDPPGRAGALVNGLAQDNGLIVRAMGDSIALCPPLVISEAEIHQTFDRLTKALDSAVPVLRG, encoded by the coding sequence ATGACCGCTCCCGTCAGCACCGCCGGCAATTCCGCGGCCAGCCGCGACAAGGCCTTCGTCCTCCATCCCTACACCAACCTGCACGCCCACGAGACGCAGGGGCCGATGATCATCGAGCGCGGCGAAGGCATCCGCGTCTTCGACGATGGCGGCAAGGAGTACATCGAGGGGATGGCCAGCCTGTGGTGCGTCTCGCTCGGCTGGGGCGAGGAGCGTCTTGTCCAGGCGGCGACCAGGCAGATGCGGCAGCTGTCGACCTATCACATCTTCGGCCACAAGTCGCACGAGCCCGGCATCGATCTGGCGGAAAAGCTCATCGGTCTGGCGCCGGTGCCGATGTCGAAGGTCTTCTTCGCCAATTCGGGCTCGGAGGCCAACGACACCGCGATCAAGCTGATCTGGTACTACAACAACGCGCTCGGTCGGCCGGAGAAGAAGAAGATCCTGTCGCGCCAGCGCGCCTATCACGGCGTCACGGTGGCGACCGCCAGCCTGACCGGGCTGCCCAACAACCACCGCGACTTCGACCTGCCCATCGCCCGCATCCTGCATGGCGACTGCCCGCACCAGTACCGCAACGGGCTTGAGGGCGAGAGCGAGGAGGCCTTCGCCACCCGGCTGGCCGAACAACTGGAGGCGCTGATCCTGGCGGAGGGGCCGGACACCATCGCCGCCATGTTCGCCGAGCCGGTCATGGGCGCCGGCGGCGTCGTGGTCCCGCCGGCGACCTATTTCGCCAAGATCCAGCCGGTGTTGAAGAAATACGACATCCTGCTGGTCGCCGACGAGGTGATCTGCGGCTTCGGCCGCACCGGCAATTTCTGGGGCAGCCAGACCATGGGCATGCAGCCGGACATTCTGACCTGCGCCAAGCAGCTGTCGTCCGGCTATCTGCCGATTTCCGCCGTCATGGTGACCGATGCGATCTATCGGGCCTGTGTCGAGGAGAGCCGGAAGATCGGCACCTTCGGCCACGGCTACACCTATTCCGCCCATCCGGTGGCGGCGGCGGTGGCGCTGGAAACGCTGACCATCTACGAGGAGCGCGACATCGTCGGCCATGTCCGCTCGGTCGCTCCGGCCTTCCAGTCACGGCTGAAGGCGCTGGCGGCGCATCCGCTGGTCGGCGAGGCCCGCGGCGTCGGCCTGATCGGTGCCTTGGAACTGGTGGCCGACAAGGCGACCAAGCTCTCCTTCGACCCGCCCGGCCGCGCCGGCGCCCTGGTCAACGGCCTGGCCCAGGACAATGGCCTGATCGTCCGCGCCATGGGCGATTCCATCGCGCTCTGCCCGCCGCTGGTGATCTCCGAAGCGGAAATCCACCAGACCTTCGACCGCCTGACCAAGGCGCTCGACTCCGCGGTGCCGGTCCTGCGGGGATAA
- the clpB gene encoding ATP-dependent chaperone ClpB, giving the protein MDFEQYTERSRGFIQAAQTLAVRRGHQRLTPEHLLKTLLDDKEGLAANLIRAAGGDPKAALSAVDAELDRLPKVEGSGAGQLYLTPELSRVFEQAEKVAEKAGDSFVTAERILLALAMADGTPSGKALKAAGVTPQALNTAINDIRKGRTADSASAEQGYDALKKYARDLTAAARDGKLDPVIGRDEEIRRTIQVLARRTKNNPVLIGEPGVGKTAIVEGLAQRIVKGDVPEGLKNKQLLSLDLGALVAGAKYRGEFEERLKAVLSEIQAAAGEIVVFIDELHTLVGAGKSDGAMDASNMLKPALARGELHCVGATTLDEFRKYIEKDAALARRFQPVFVSEPTVEDTISILRGLKERYEVHHGVRITDSAIVSAATLSNRYITDRFLPDKAIDLIDEAASRLRMAVDSKPEAIDELDRRIIQLKIEREALKREQDSASRDRLVNLERELSDLEQESAELTAKWQAEKDQLQGAQKIKEDLEKARTELETAQRDGNWGRAGELAYGVIPGLEKALKDAEEHASSRMLNEEVRDGDIAAVVSRWTGVPVDKMLAGEREKLLAMEDKLRGRVIGQDEAIVAVSNAVRRARAGLQDPNRPIGSFLFLGPTGVGKTELTKALAEFLFDDETAMVRLDMSEYMEKHSVARMIGAPPGYVGYEEGGALTEAVRRRPYQVVLFDEVEKAHPDVFNVLLQVLDDGRLTDGQGRTVDFRNVVIIMTSNLGSQALAEQAEGEDSAAVRDEVMEAVRAHFRPEFLNRLDEILLFHRLDRRHMGGIVKIQLGRLTRMLADREITLTVDEAATEWLAEAGYDPVYGARPLKRVIQRELQNPLATLILEGRIKDGQTVAVGAEGGSLTIDGQPVGGLVRKG; this is encoded by the coding sequence ATGGATTTCGAGCAATACACCGAGCGCAGCCGCGGGTTCATTCAGGCCGCGCAGACCCTGGCCGTGCGCCGTGGGCATCAGCGCCTGACCCCGGAACATCTGCTGAAGACGCTGCTGGACGACAAGGAAGGCCTTGCCGCCAACCTGATCCGTGCGGCGGGCGGCGACCCCAAGGCGGCCCTGTCGGCGGTCGATGCCGAACTGGACAGGCTGCCGAAGGTCGAGGGCAGCGGCGCCGGCCAGCTCTATCTGACGCCCGAACTCTCCCGCGTCTTCGAACAGGCGGAGAAGGTCGCCGAGAAGGCCGGCGACAGCTTCGTCACCGCCGAACGCATCCTGCTGGCGCTGGCCATGGCCGACGGTACCCCGTCGGGCAAGGCGCTGAAGGCTGCCGGCGTGACACCGCAGGCGCTGAACACCGCCATCAACGACATCCGCAAGGGCCGCACCGCCGACAGCGCCAGTGCCGAGCAGGGCTATGACGCGCTGAAGAAATACGCCCGCGACCTGACCGCCGCGGCGCGCGATGGCAAGCTCGATCCCGTCATCGGCCGCGACGAGGAAATCCGCCGCACCATCCAGGTGCTGGCCCGCCGCACCAAGAACAATCCGGTGCTGATCGGCGAGCCCGGCGTCGGCAAGACCGCCATCGTCGAGGGGCTTGCCCAGCGCATCGTCAAGGGCGACGTGCCGGAAGGCCTGAAGAACAAGCAGTTGCTGTCGCTCGACCTCGGCGCGCTGGTGGCCGGCGCCAAGTATCGCGGCGAGTTCGAGGAGCGGCTGAAGGCCGTGCTGTCGGAAATCCAGGCGGCGGCCGGCGAGATCGTCGTCTTCATCGACGAGCTGCACACGCTGGTCGGCGCCGGCAAGTCGGACGGCGCGATGGACGCCTCCAACATGCTGAAGCCGGCGCTGGCGCGGGGCGAACTGCATTGCGTCGGCGCCACCACGCTGGACGAGTTCCGCAAGTATATCGAGAAGGACGCGGCGCTGGCCCGGCGTTTCCAGCCGGTTTTCGTGTCGGAGCCGACGGTGGAGGACACCATCTCTATCCTGCGCGGCCTGAAGGAACGCTACGAGGTCCACCATGGCGTGCGCATCACCGACAGCGCCATCGTGTCGGCGGCGACCCTGTCCAACCGCTACATCACCGACCGCTTCCTGCCCGACAAGGCCATCGACCTGATCGACGAGGCGGCGAGCCGCCTGCGCATGGCGGTGGACAGCAAGCCGGAGGCCATCGACGAGCTGGACCGCCGCATCATCCAGCTGAAGATCGAGCGCGAGGCACTGAAGCGCGAGCAGGATTCCGCGTCGCGCGACCGCTTGGTCAACCTGGAGCGCGAGCTGTCCGACCTGGAGCAGGAGTCGGCCGAACTGACCGCCAAGTGGCAGGCCGAGAAGGACCAACTGCAGGGCGCGCAGAAGATCAAGGAGGATCTGGAGAAGGCCCGCACCGAACTGGAGACGGCGCAACGTGACGGCAACTGGGGCCGGGCGGGCGAGCTGGCCTATGGCGTCATTCCCGGCCTGGAGAAGGCCCTGAAGGATGCCGAGGAGCATGCCAGCAGCCGCATGCTGAACGAGGAGGTCCGCGACGGCGACATCGCCGCCGTGGTCAGCCGCTGGACCGGCGTGCCGGTGGACAAGATGCTGGCGGGCGAGCGCGAGAAGCTGCTGGCGATGGAGGACAAGCTGCGCGGCCGGGTGATCGGCCAGGACGAGGCGATTGTCGCGGTGTCCAACGCCGTGCGCCGGGCGCGGGCCGGCTTGCAGGACCCGAACCGTCCCATCGGTTCCTTCCTGTTCCTTGGGCCGACCGGCGTCGGCAAGACCGAGCTGACCAAGGCGCTGGCCGAATTCCTGTTCGACGACGAGACGGCGATGGTCCGGCTCGACATGTCGGAATACATGGAAAAGCACTCCGTCGCCCGCATGATCGGCGCCCCTCCGGGCTATGTCGGCTATGAGGAGGGTGGGGCGCTGACCGAGGCGGTGCGTCGCCGGCCCTATCAGGTCGTGCTGTTCGACGAGGTGGAGAAGGCCCACCCCGACGTCTTCAACGTGCTGCTCCAGGTGCTGGACGATGGCCGGCTGACCGACGGGCAGGGCCGCACCGTCGATTTCCGCAACGTCGTCATCATCATGACCTCCAACCTCGGCTCGCAGGCGCTGGCCGAGCAGGCGGAGGGCGAGGACAGCGCCGCCGTGCGCGACGAGGTGATGGAGGCCGTCCGCGCCCATTTCCGGCCGGAGTTCCTGAACCGCCTGGACGAGATCCTGCTGTTCCACCGGCTCGACCGCCGGCATATGGGCGGCATCGTCAAGATCCAGCTCGGCCGCCTGACCAGGATGCTCGCTGACCGCGAGATCACGCTGACGGTGGACGAGGCGGCGACAGAATGGCTGGCCGAGGCCGGTTACGACCCGGTCTACGGCGCCCGTCCGCTGAAGCGGGTGATCCAGCGCGAGTTGCAGAACCCGCTGGCGACCCTGATCCTGGAAGGCCGCATCAAGGACGGTCAGACGGTCGCGGTCGGTGCCGAAGGCGGCTCGCTGACCATCGACGGCCAACCGGTCGGCGGGTTGGTTCGCAAAGGGTGA
- a CDS encoding NUDIX domain-containing protein, with the protein MTDLAASGSPTSTKPAPADQPMPRTMTARLLRLAWTLRGVWHRIARPLTMGVRAIIIDESNQPSPSVLLIRHSYVDGWHLPGGGVGRGETLVDAMRREVREEVGLIADRPAQPLGIYARFRNGASDHVAVYVVPGWSGIPKADGVEIVETRFFPLDRLPAGLSPATGRRLEEFLGRRPVAERW; encoded by the coding sequence ATGACCGATCTGGCCGCCTCCGGTTCCCCAACCAGCACAAAGCCGGCACCCGCCGATCAGCCGATGCCCCGAACCATGACGGCCCGCCTGCTCCGCCTCGCCTGGACCCTGCGCGGGGTCTGGCACCGGATCGCCCGGCCACTGACCATGGGGGTGCGGGCGATCATCATTGACGAGTCGAATCAGCCATCCCCCAGCGTCCTGCTGATCCGCCACAGCTATGTCGATGGCTGGCATCTGCCGGGCGGCGGCGTCGGGCGAGGGGAGACGCTGGTCGACGCCATGCGGCGCGAGGTGCGGGAGGAGGTCGGGCTGATCGCCGACCGTCCCGCTCAGCCTTTGGGCATCTATGCCCGCTTCCGCAACGGGGCGAGCGACCATGTGGCAGTCTATGTCGTGCCCGGTTGGAGCGGCATCCCCAAGGCCGATGGGGTGGAGATCGTGGAGACGCGTTTCTTCCCGCTCGACCGGCTGCCTGCCGGGCTATCGCCGGCGACCGGGCGGCGTCTGGAGGAATTTCTTGGCCGCCGGCCCGTCGCCGAACGCTGGTAG